A window of the Sander vitreus isolate 19-12246 unplaced genomic scaffold, sanVit1 ctg125_1, whole genome shotgun sequence genome harbors these coding sequences:
- the LOC144513202 gene encoding zinc finger protein ZFPM1-like has protein sequence HGYVHSLSAFCVCVQSSRLTLVCEDLDCWIGLLPLTSDVSAANCTIYSQGEELFCKVTRELGAGERLLASLLPPPGSSSSPHLSPPLSLVTQKQAGVKEESLYPPALRSEIQLLPQQAGMAAILATAVVNKDIFPCKDCGIWYRSERNLQAHLMYYCASRQKQPATASSPPQDKPKESYPNERICPFPQCNKSCPSASSLEIHMRTHSGERPFVCLICLSAFTTKANCERHLKVHTDTLNGVCHGCGFVSTTRDILYSHLVTSHMVCQPGSHSEVYSPGPGLPKLPLSTGLSPGDSGVVLKCQVCGHNSDSPAQLQQHVRTHLEVRVPAERSPTPRQSTPSSVDHPQLQLSPQEREPLACVPLPDSSSPGANGGSATPRDCSPPDAPTTDLKIKEEPHSDSETEEEQMEFKEDGQEEELGGEEGDQEAKRKTKEEQIATSSCQTLTSPKSPATATVKAEPTSPTPGSSPAHLGGTGSVLPGGAMFLPQYMFNPEAAILPQASEILAKMSEMVHSRLKQGQAVPQNNPAAFFPSGPTAPTAAATPPPKGATCFECDITFNNINNFYAHKRLYCSSRHHGEGATSASGPGSTRDAAPATMPSSGAHGSSASPQGGAASRAASASPTDSEPLAGSGVTESRRMVEVKTENPVVREGISSSSEGEGGGGSVGGGGGGGRASEGSQSPASGSAEDQEDDPNRTFCVACNIRFSRHENYTVHKRFYCASRHDPSNHRAVHMAKATTTAAFLPQPIRTRKRKKMYEIHMARTEALANAAAAAAAAATAAASAPSPSVLGLAVKQEVSPSGAGSSSSEGDGPIDLSKRPRLREVSRHSSSSSSILPALPLTDYHKCTACSISFNSIENYLAHKTYYCPATTLQPHTLEQLHRLKRSTSTSPKSKPQQERPELLHPTEAKALPAEWVAQAQGTSSSPHPSALPASDATSCPNTTPALAATPGTGAKGIGGGSSQVVCPYCPNRLITCDLMEHFKTTHGLVVTIQPPQPGIAVSHSPSLSPRDGPAATTSTTPTSQPRVVSRVHRDRINGQARSGTTSPVSPPLNGSPSGGDGSPSACSPLPVSPPRAPSLTLSPVPEVLKETVGSSHLPDKAVTTTASTPQPAPIPIPKTTVISPVLNGNSRFCRLCNIKFSSLSTFIAHKKYYCSSHSAEHVK, from the exons gtgagGAGTTGTTCTGTAAGGTGACCAGAGAACTTGGGGCTGGTGAAAGGCTCCTGGCTTCCTTGTTGCCTCCTCCAggatcctcctcctccccccatctctctcctccactcagCCTCGTCACCCAGAAACAAGCTGGGGTAAAGGAGGAGTCACTGTACCCGCCGGCGCTGCGCTCAGAAATCCAGCTCCTCCCACAGCAAGCTGGCATGGCCGCCATCTTGGCTACTGCCGTTGTCAATA AGGACATTTTCCCATGCAAGGACTGTGGAATCTGGTACCGCAGTGAGAGGAACCTGCAGGCCCACCTTATGTACTACTGCGCTAGCCGTCAGAAGCAGCCAGCCACAGCCTCGTCCCCGCCACAAGACAAACCCAAGGAGTCTTATCCCAATGAACGCATCTGCCCCTTTCCACAGTGCAACAAGAGCTGCCCCAGTGCCAGCTCACTAGAGATCCACATGCGCACCCACAGTG GTGAGCGTCCATTTGTCTGTCTCATCTGTCTATCAGCCTTTACCACAAAAGCAAACTGTGAGCGCCACCTTAAggtccacacagacacactgaacgGGGTGTGTCATGGCTGTGGCTTTGTCTCCACCACAAGGGACATCCTCTACAGCCATCTGGTCACCAGCCACATGGTTTGCCAGCCTGGATCTCACAGTGAGGTCTACTCCCCTGGGCCAGGACTTCCAAAGCTGCCCCTTTCCACTG GTCTCAGTCCAGGAGACTCAGGTGTGGTGCTGAAGTGTCAAGTGTGTGGTCACAACTCTGACTCCCCTGCCCAGCTTCAGCAGCATGTGCGGACTCACCTAGAGGTTAGAGTCCCAGCCGAAAGGAGTCCCACCCCTCGCCAAAGTACGCCATCATCAGTTGACCACCCCCAGCTCCAGCTGTCTCCCCAGGAAAGGGAGCCCCTAGCCTGTGTCCCTTTGCCAGACTCATCCAGCCCTGGCGCAAACGGCGGCTCAGCCACGCCTCGAGACTGCAGTCCTCCTGATGCTCCAACCACTGACCTAAAGATCAAAGAGGAGCCTCATTCAGACTCAGAGACAGAAGAGGAGCAAATGGAGTTTAAGGAGGATGGGCAGGAAGAGGAGCTtggtggagaggagggagaTCAAGAAGCAAAAAGGAAGACAAAGGAGGAGCAAATTGCCACATCCTCCTGCCAGACATTAACCTCTCCGAAGAGTCCAGCCACCGCAACCGTGAAGGCAGAACCAACTAGTCCCACCCCTGGTTCTAGCCCTGCACATTTGGGAGGTACAGGGTCAGTTCTTCCTGGAGGAGCAATGTTCTTGCCTCAGTACATGTTTAATCCTGAGGCAGCCATTTTGCCTCAAGCCTCGGAGATATTGGCTAAAATGTCAGAGATGGTCCACAGCCGTCTGAAACAGGGCCAGGCAGTTCCTCAGAACAACCCAGCGGCTTTCTTCCCATCTGGACCGACTGCGCCTACAGCCGCAGCCACTCCCCCTCCTAAAGGAGCCACCTGCTTTGAGTGTGATATCACCTTCAACAACATTAACAACTTCTATGCACATAAGAGGCTGTACTGCTCCAGTAGGCACCATGGAGAAGGTGCAACCTCAGCTTCAGGCCCTGGATCGACAAGGGATGCAGCCCCAGCCACGATGCCTTCCAGTGGGGCACATGGCTCGTCCGCATCTCCTCAGGGTGGAGCAGCAAGTAGAGCAGCCTCTGCTTCTCCTACTGACTCTGAACCCCTTGCAGGAAGTGGAGTAACAGAATCCAGGAGGATGGTGGAGGTGAAGACAGAAAACCCGGTGGTGAGAGAGGGAATATCATCCTCTTCTGAAGGGGAAGGTGGAGGTGGAAGtgtgggaggaggaggtggaggaggaagagccaGTGAAGGCAGCCAAAGTCCTGCTAGTGGTTCTGCAGAGGACCAAGAAGATGATCCCAATAGAACCTTCTGCGTGGCCTGCAACATTCGGTTCAGTCGTCATGAAAACTACACTGTTCACAAACGCTTCTACTGCGCATCACGCCATGACCCATCCAACCACCGAGCCGTACATATGGCCAAGGCAACCACCACAGCAGCCTTCCTTCCCCAGCCCATCCGCACACGCAAGAGGAAGAAGATGTACGAGATTCACATGGCCAGAACTGAAGCCTTAGCCaatgccgctgctgctgctgccgctgcagccACTGCTGCTGCCTCAGCGCCATCCCCTTCTGTTCTGGGCTTGGCAGTGAAGCAAGAAGTTTCTCCCAGTGGGGCAGGCAGCTCCAGCTCTGAAGGAGATGGCCCGATTGACCTCAGCAAGAGGCCCCGTCTGAGAGAGGTTTCACGGcacagcagtagcagtagcagtattCTCCCTGCCCTGCCTCTTACTGACTACCACAAGTGCACCGCCTGCAGTATCAGCTTCAATAGCATTGAGAACTACCTGGCTCATAAAACCTACTATTGCCCTGCCACCACCCTCCAGCCCCACACCTTGGAGCAGCTTCACAGGCTCAAGAGATCCACCTCCACCTCTCCCAAAAGCAAGCCTCAGCAGGAGCGCCCGGAACTTTTGCACCCTACGGAGGCTAAAGCTCTACCCGCTGAGTGGGTTGCTCAGGCTCAAGGCACATCATCCAGTCCTCACCCCTCTGCCTTACCAGCCTCTGATGCCACATCTTGTCCCAATACGACCCCCGCACTTGCAGCCACCCCAGGAACTGGAGCCAAAGGCATAGGCGGTGGttcctctcaggtggtctgccCATACTGCCCAAACAGGCtcatcacctgtgacctgatgGAGCACTTCAAGACTACCCACGGTCTGGTTGTAACCATTCAGCCACCCCAGCCAGGCATTGCAGTCAGTCACAGCCCCAGCCTTAGTCCCAGGGATGGACCTGCTGCAACCAcctccaccaccccgaccagcCAGCCCAGAGTGGTCTCTCGTGTTCACAGAGACCGCATCAACGGGCAGGCAAGAAGCGGTACAACTTCTCCTGTCTCCCCACCGCTTAACGGCAGCCCTTCCGGTGGGGATGGATCACCTTCGGCCTGTTCACCTCTACCGGTGTCTCCCCCAAGGGCTCCCTCTCTGACTTTATCACCTGTGCCTGAGGTCCTGAAGGAGACGGTGGGTTCATCCCATCTTCCAGACAAGGCTGTCACAACCACAGCCTCCACACCCCAGCCTGCCCCCATCCCCATCCCTAAAACCACGGTAATCTCCCCTGTCCTGAACGGTAACTCCCGCTTCTGTCGGCTTTGCAACATCAAGTTCAGCAGCCTCTCCACGTTCATAGCTCATAAGAAATATTACTGCTCCTCCCACAGTGCCGAACATGTCAAGTGA